Part of the Kitasatospora sp. NBC_01266 genome, TCTACGAGCCCGGCCAGCAGGTGGATGTCGTCGAAATCCAGGGCGCGACCGCCCTGGTCGACTAGCCGGCCGTCCCGGCCCGCCAGTCGTCCGAGTCATGCAGGTTGTCCAGGGGAGACACTGTGGAACCCGTCCTCATCGTGCTGATCGTTCTGGTTGTGGTGGCGTTCATCGCGCTGATCCGGACGATCCAGGTGATCCCGCAGGCGAGTGCGGCGATCGTGGAGCGGTTCGGCCGATACACCCGCACGCTCAACGCGGGCCTCAACATCGTGGTGCCGTTCATCGACACCATCCGCAACCGGATCGACCTGCGCGAGCAGGTCGTCCCGTTCCCGCCGCAGCCGGTGATCACCCAGGACAACCTGGTGGTGAACATCGACACCGTCATCTACTACCAGGTGACCGACGCCCGGGCGGCCACCTACGAGGTGGCCAGCTTCATCCAGGCCATCGAGCAGCTCACCGTCACCACGCTGCGCAACATCATCGGTTCGATGGACCTGGAGTCCACCCTGACCTCCCGTGAGGTGATCAACGCCGGGCTGCGCGGGGTGCTGGACGAGGCGACCGGCAAGTGGGGGATCCGGGTCAACCGGGTCGAGCTGAAGGCGATCGAGCCGCCGACCTCCATCCAGGACTCGATGGAGAAGCAGATGCGCGCCGAGCGGGACAAGCGCGCGGCCGTGCTCACCGCCGAGGGCCAGCGGCAGGCGGCGATCCTGCGCGCCGAGGGTGAGAAGCAGGCCGCGGTGCTCAGCGCCGAAGGTGAGGCGCAGGCCGCGGTGCTCAAGGCCGACGGTGAGGCGGCGGCGATCCGCACCGTCTTCGAGGCGATCCACGACGGTGACGCGGACCAGAAGCTGCTCGCCTACCAGTACCTGCAGACGCTGCCGCAGCTCGCCCAGGGCGACTCCAACAAGCTCTGGATCATCCCGAGCGAGGTGGGCGACGCGCTCAAGGGCCTCGGCGGCGCCTTCGGCGGGATGGCCGGGCAGGGCGGCGGGCAGGGTGCGGGGCCGAGCGTCGGCCCGAGCCTGACCAAGCAGCCGGTGGCGGACGGCAACGGCAGCCGCCCGGTGGGTCCGGCCAACGGGCCGCGCCCGGTGGACACCGACCAGACCGGTGCGGCCCGCCCCCGGGTCAACCCGACCCGGGAGTACCCGCAGATCGATCCGGAGTGACGTGCCTCGGGTGACCGGCCCCGGCCCCGGTCACCGGGTCGTCTCAGGTCCCGTCTCTCATCATGGAACTTGCTAGGCGCTCGGCCCACCGTCCGGCATGATCGCGAACGCCGCCACCCTCATGGGGGCGGACACGCGAGAGTAGGGACGAGTCAATGACTCCATGGGAAGGGCTGGCGGTCTTCGCCGCCGGCATGGGTGCGGGCACCATCAATGTCATCGTGGGATCGGGAACGCTGATCACGTTCCCGGTCCTGCTGGCGATCGGGCTGCCCCCGGTCACCGCGAACGTCTCCAACACGCTGGGCCTGGTGCCCGGTTCGGTCAGCGGCGCGATCGGCTACCGGCGCGAACTCACCGACCAGAAGGGCCGGCTGATCCGGCTCGGCGTCGCCGCGCTGCTCGGCGGCCTGCTCGGCGCCTTCCTGCTCACCAAGCTGCCCAGCAAGGCCTTCGACGCCATCGTGCCGGTGCTGATCCTGCTGGCCCTGGTCCTGGTGGTGATCCAACCCCGGGTGGCCCGCGCGGTGGCCGCGCGCGGCGGCAAGCCCACGCACCCGGACGGCAGCCCGCTGCTGGTCGCCGGGATCTTCTGCTCCGCCGTCTACGGCGGCTACTTCGGCGCCGCGCAGGGTGTGCTGATGCTCGCGCTGATGGGCATGCTGCTCCGCGACGAGCTGCAGCGGATGAACGCGGTCAAGAACGTGCTCGCACTGATCGTCAACGGCGTCGCCGCGATCTTCTTCATGTTCACCGCCTCGATGGACTGGCTGGCGGCCCTGCTGATCGCGGTCGGCTCGGCGCTCGGCGGCCTGATCGGCGCCAAGGTCGGCCGCAGGCTGCCACCGACCGCGCTGCGCGGGCTGATCGTGGTGGTCGGCCTGGCCGCCGTGACCAAGCTGCTGCTGACCTGACGCCTGGTCAGTCGCTAGCATCGGTTGCTCCGGGGGGATCCACCTGACCTGGAGCGACGCGATGAGCAGCAGCCCCCTCCTCACCGAGGACCAGATCACCGCCGGACTGGCCCGACTGACCGGCTGGCGCCGGCAGGGCGAGGCGATCACCCGGACCGCCGAGGCCACCGACTTCCCGGCCGCGATCCGCGTGGTCGTGGCGGTCGCCGAGGCGGCCGAGGCGATGAACCACCACCCCGACATCGACATCCGCTGGCGCACCCTGACCTTCACGCTCGCCACCCACAGCGCGGGCGGCGTGACCGACCTGGACCTCCAACTGGCGGCCAGGATCGACCAGGCGCTCGACCAGCAGGGGTGACGGTTCGGTCAACGAACCTGACGGTCCGTCGACCGAACCGACCGAACCGACCGAACCGACCGTGCCGACCGAACCGACCGTGCCGACCGCCGAACCGCGTGCCCGGGGCCGCCCGGGCACGCGGGGGCGGCGTGAGATGCTGTCCGTTCGGTGTACGCAGTCGGGACGGACGGAACGCATGGCTCAGGACTATCCCCCAGCCTCCGACCAGGGGTACCCCCGGGAGGGCGGCGGGCCGGATCCCGCCGGGTACGACTACCAGCAGACCTGGTACCCGACCGAGCAGCAGCCCTATGGCGAGCCGCCGCAGCAGCCGCCGCACTCGCCGGCCTATCCGCAGCAGCAGGCGTACCCGGGCGAGCAGGCCTACCCCGCTGACCAGGCCTACCCCGCCGACCCGGCGTACCCCGGCGAGCAGCAGCCCTGGCAGTGGCCGGACCAGCCGCAGTACCAGGCGACGGCCGAGTTCGGCTACCAGACCGACGCCACGGGGGCCTATCCGACGGCGCCCGAGCAGCCGCCCTACGCCGACCCGTACGGCACGGCCACCATGCCGGCCGTGCCGGCCCAGGCGCCCGGCGACGAGGCCGATGCCGCCGCCGCTGAAGACTCGTCAGCCGACCCTGACGCCGCGGCGTCCGAGAGCGACGCCGACGCCGACCCGGCCGTCGACCCCGCCGCCGAGGCCGAGCCGGCCGCCACCCCCCGCTCCCGGCGCGGCTCCAGCGCCAGCTCAGCCCCCGCCGGGTCCGGCGCCGCCGGCTCGCTGCTGGACCGTGCCCGCACCGCCGCCCAGGGCGCGCTCGGCGCGGTGCTCGCCACCGAAGGCGCCCCTGGTGGCCGGACCCTGCTGATCCGGGTGGCCGCCGGCGTCGCGGCCCTCGGCGTCCTGGTCACCGCCGGGGTGGTCGCCACCAGCGGCAGCGACAGCCACCACGCGGCCCCCGCGGCCCCCGTCGCCGACCCCGGTTTCGCGGTCGCCCACAACAAGATCTGGGCCGCCCAGCCCGCCGCCGCCCCGGCGGCCGGCACCGATGACACCCTGGTCGGCAGCTGGCTGCTCCCCACCGCCGTGGTCCGCGCCGACGGCAGCGGCGTGCACGCCTACGACCTGGCGACCGGCAAGCCCACCTGGAACCTCGACGCCCCGACCGCCGGCGTCACCCCCTGCGACCTGTCGCCCACCGTCAACTCCGCCGGCATCGGCGGCGTGCTCTTCCACACCCAGGCCGACCCGAAGAGCCCCTGCGCGCTGCTCGCCGCCGTCGACACCAAGGCCGGCAAGGTCGCCTGGACCAAGCCGCTCTCCACCGCCAACCCGTACGCGGCCCAGGTCGCCGTCACCGAGGACAAGGTGATCGCGGTCGGTGACGACAAGGTGAGCGCCTGGTCGGCCGCCAACGGCCAGGACGCGTGGCAGTACGCCGGGCAGGGCAAGTACTGCACGCTCTCCGGCAGCGCCTCGGGCGCCACCGTGCTGGTGCACAGCGCCTGTGTCGACAGCAGCCCCGGCGACCAGGCCGTCGCCCTGGGCGCGGCCGACGGCAAGGTGCTCTGGGCCAAGGGCCTGCCGACCCAGCCGAAGACCACCACCGTGCTCTCCACCGAGCCGGCCGTGATGCTCACCACCGGTGACCAGCCGACCGACGACAAGGTGCTCGCCTGGGGCCAGAACGGTGACCCGGCCGTCGTCATCCCGGTCACCGACCCGAGCGGTGGCGGTCGGCTGGACGTCGACCAGGGCAGCTTCGACCCGTTGCCGGGCGTCTTCTTCCAGGACCACACCATGGTCACCACGATGGCCGCGCCCGGCGGCCCGACCTCGGTGGTCGCCTACGACCTGAGCAGCGGGAAGCAGCTCTGGCACACCGCCGTCAGCGAGAAGGGCGCGGTGGCGGCGATCGGTCTGGACGGCGGCTCCCTGGTGCTGGCCGCCGAGGAGCGCCTCGACCAGCCCGCCCACCTGAGCCGCTTCGCCCTGACGATCGGCCAGGAGAGCGTCGGCGGCGGCTTCCCGCACAGCACCGGCTCGCTGCTCACCTCGGGCCGGGTGCTGATCGGCAACGACCGGGTGATCGCCGTGCCCGGCCACTCGGCCATCTTCGGCACCGCGAGCGCCTACCAGGCCAAGGGCTGACCCGAGGCGCACCGCCGCTCTTGTGTCGCCTCGGCGCACCGGCGGCACCGCGCCCGGCTCAGGCCACGGCAACCGCCCCGCCCGCGGCCGCGCGCCCGGTGCTGCCCGCCGGGTTGCCGGCCGACGGTGCCGCGCGCGGCAGCCAGGCGGCCAACTCGCCCGCCTCCCCGGCCCGCAGACCCAGCGCCAGCATCAGCGAGGCCTCCGGCGTCGGCTCGAAGGGCCGACGCAGCAGGGCCATCCCGGCCTGCTCGGGCGTCCGGTCGGCCTTGCGCTGGTTGTCCTCGGCGCACGCGGCCACCGTGTTCAGCCAGCTGTCGGCGCCGCCGCGCGACCTCGGGACCAGGTGGTCCACCGTGGTCGCCCGCCGCCCGCAGTAGGCGCACACGTGCTGGTCCCGGACCAGCACCCCCCGCCGCGACCACGGCGCCCGTTGTCGGAACGGCACCCGTACGTACCGCTGGAGTCTGATCACCCGGGGCACCGGTACCGACATGCCGGTGGCCCGCATCACGCGCAGCGGATGGGCCTGCTCCACCACGGCCTTGTCCTGGAGTACCAGCACCACGGCACGCTGCAGCGACACCGTCGACAGGGGCTCGTAGCTCGCGTTCAGCACCAGCGTGTTGCGCATACCGGACACCTTCCAGGCCATCGCCGCCGCCGTGGCGGACCCGACCACTCTGACCGCCAAGACCCTTGCCCGACAACGGAATTTCCCCCGCTCAGCGGCCACCTCCACCCGCGTACGGGGCGCTGCCCGGACCCGGGCTACGCTCGGCCCCGTGCCTACCGACGCGCCCACCGACCTGCCCGACGACCCGTCCAGCGAGCCGGTCGTGCCGCTGCCGCGCCCGTTCTTCGACCGGCCCGCCACCGAGGTGGCCCCCGACCTGCTCGGTCGTCGGCTGCGCTGCGCCCTGCCCACCGGCACCGTCGAACTGCGGCTGACCGAGGTCGAGGCCTACATGGGCCCGGACGACCCCGCCTCGCACGCCTTCCGCGGGCCCACCGCACGCAACGCCGTGATGTTCGGCCCGCCCGGCCACGCGTACGTCTACTTCACCTACGGCATGCACTACTGCCTGAACCTGGTCT contains:
- a CDS encoding SPFH domain-containing protein, whose translation is MEPVLIVLIVLVVVAFIALIRTIQVIPQASAAIVERFGRYTRTLNAGLNIVVPFIDTIRNRIDLREQVVPFPPQPVITQDNLVVNIDTVIYYQVTDARAATYEVASFIQAIEQLTVTTLRNIIGSMDLESTLTSREVINAGLRGVLDEATGKWGIRVNRVELKAIEPPTSIQDSMEKQMRAERDKRAAVLTAEGQRQAAILRAEGEKQAAVLSAEGEAQAAVLKADGEAAAIRTVFEAIHDGDADQKLLAYQYLQTLPQLAQGDSNKLWIIPSEVGDALKGLGGAFGGMAGQGGGQGAGPSVGPSLTKQPVADGNGSRPVGPANGPRPVDTDQTGAARPRVNPTREYPQIDPE
- a CDS encoding sulfite exporter TauE/SafE family protein, with protein sequence MTPWEGLAVFAAGMGAGTINVIVGSGTLITFPVLLAIGLPPVTANVSNTLGLVPGSVSGAIGYRRELTDQKGRLIRLGVAALLGGLLGAFLLTKLPSKAFDAIVPVLILLALVLVVIQPRVARAVAARGGKPTHPDGSPLLVAGIFCSAVYGGYFGAAQGVLMLALMGMLLRDELQRMNAVKNVLALIVNGVAAIFFMFTASMDWLAALLIAVGSALGGLIGAKVGRRLPPTALRGLIVVVGLAAVTKLLLT
- a CDS encoding 4a-hydroxytetrahydrobiopterin dehydratase; protein product: MSSSPLLTEDQITAGLARLTGWRRQGEAITRTAEATDFPAAIRVVVAVAEAAEAMNHHPDIDIRWRTLTFTLATHSAGGVTDLDLQLAARIDQALDQQG
- a CDS encoding outer membrane protein assembly factor BamB family protein, translated to MAQDYPPASDQGYPREGGGPDPAGYDYQQTWYPTEQQPYGEPPQQPPHSPAYPQQQAYPGEQAYPADQAYPADPAYPGEQQPWQWPDQPQYQATAEFGYQTDATGAYPTAPEQPPYADPYGTATMPAVPAQAPGDEADAAAAEDSSADPDAAASESDADADPAVDPAAEAEPAATPRSRRGSSASSAPAGSGAAGSLLDRARTAAQGALGAVLATEGAPGGRTLLIRVAAGVAALGVLVTAGVVATSGSDSHHAAPAAPVADPGFAVAHNKIWAAQPAAAPAAGTDDTLVGSWLLPTAVVRADGSGVHAYDLATGKPTWNLDAPTAGVTPCDLSPTVNSAGIGGVLFHTQADPKSPCALLAAVDTKAGKVAWTKPLSTANPYAAQVAVTEDKVIAVGDDKVSAWSAANGQDAWQYAGQGKYCTLSGSASGATVLVHSACVDSSPGDQAVALGAADGKVLWAKGLPTQPKTTTVLSTEPAVMLTTGDQPTDDKVLAWGQNGDPAVVIPVTDPSGGGRLDVDQGSFDPLPGVFFQDHTMVTTMAAPGGPTSVVAYDLSSGKQLWHTAVSEKGAVAAIGLDGGSLVLAAEERLDQPAHLSRFALTIGQESVGGGFPHSTGSLLTSGRVLIGNDRVIAVPGHSAIFGTASAYQAKG
- a CDS encoding HNH endonuclease, with amino-acid sequence MRNTLVLNASYEPLSTVSLQRAVVLVLQDKAVVEQAHPLRVMRATGMSVPVPRVIRLQRYVRVPFRQRAPWSRRGVLVRDQHVCAYCGRRATTVDHLVPRSRGGADSWLNTVAACAEDNQRKADRTPEQAGMALLRRPFEPTPEASLMLALGLRAGEAGELAAWLPRAAPSAGNPAGSTGRAAAGGAVAVA